A genomic segment from Chitinophaga flava encodes:
- a CDS encoding transcriptional regulator: protein MEKFILEQDIPVFYVEASSFPEGILEAFKKLYALLPDLNGRRFFGISYPDRSGRIIYKAAVAENAPGEASQYGCPVFTIHKGEYMSELLKSQEGNGRLIGEIFQQLLAHPDLDKNGYCLEMYLEDTTVRCMVPLVPKNS, encoded by the coding sequence ATGGAAAAATTTATCCTGGAACAAGACATCCCGGTGTTTTATGTAGAGGCATCCAGTTTCCCCGAAGGCATCCTGGAGGCCTTTAAAAAACTATATGCATTGTTGCCGGATCTTAATGGCCGGCGTTTTTTTGGCATCTCTTACCCCGACAGGAGCGGCCGCATCATTTACAAAGCTGCTGTGGCGGAGAATGCTCCGGGAGAAGCCAGCCAGTACGGCTGTCCTGTTTTTACCATCCATAAAGGTGAATATATGAGTGAACTCCTGAAAAGCCAGGAGGGCAACGGCCGGCTGATCGGAGAAATTTTTCAGCAGCTGCTGGCACATCCCGACCTGGATAAAAACGGCTACTGCCTGGAGATGTACCTGGAAGATACCACTGTACGTTGTATGGTACCGTTGGTACCAAAGAATTCATAA
- a CDS encoding sensor histidine kinase, with product MIFRKIATHWSAVIHTGIYQGMPFIEARRTKLLNIVVLPGMLLAFCFGVLNLYQGRPSLSAVNFVHTLGYLLILYLNKEQRYLSARVIVMLFSLTLYGFSGFYFQNGAAFYLIPILVMAFLIYDNKWLLGCLSVLIIAVIALAYYAPVLWHQKQLVPSGRILANLLISLGIVVVALIYFKSVHVEYQQQTEAQRKTLDILNRDKVKLFSIIAHDIRSPLATLESLLGMFSNGQYEYKEMKDAAAELHLKVTQVGETLNNLLRWTASQMKGIHTEPVNVPLVQLIRGTLLTFEPNIRHKALQMEIKVCGNLQVYADSNQLVIILRNLISNAIKFSHREGLITIRAGWKNKQVHLSVADNGIGMTKERLETLFSFTGQPAYGTDGERGSGIGLMLCSEFAKQNDGEISVESMPGKGTTFRLLLPGRQEKSVEEEIPA from the coding sequence ATGATCTTTAGAAAAATCGCAACTCATTGGAGTGCCGTTATTCATACAGGCATATACCAGGGCATGCCTTTTATTGAAGCCAGGAGGACGAAGTTGTTGAACATTGTGGTGTTGCCCGGTATGTTGCTCGCGTTTTGTTTTGGAGTACTGAATCTGTACCAGGGGCGTCCCAGCCTGTCGGCGGTGAATTTTGTTCATACGCTGGGCTATCTGCTGATTCTGTATCTGAATAAAGAGCAGCGTTATCTGTCGGCCCGGGTAATCGTTATGCTCTTTAGCCTCACCCTGTATGGTTTCTCTGGGTTTTATTTCCAGAACGGAGCTGCGTTTTACCTGATTCCGATTCTGGTGATGGCTTTCCTGATTTATGATAATAAATGGCTGTTAGGCTGTTTGTCAGTATTGATCATTGCGGTGATTGCGCTGGCTTATTATGCACCGGTACTCTGGCATCAGAAACAACTGGTGCCTTCCGGCCGTATACTGGCTAATCTGCTGATTTCACTGGGCATCGTGGTGGTAGCGCTCATCTACTTCAAAAGCGTGCATGTGGAATATCAGCAGCAAACAGAAGCCCAGCGGAAGACGCTGGACATACTTAACCGCGATAAGGTAAAGCTGTTTTCCATCATTGCCCACGATATCCGCAGCCCGCTGGCCACACTGGAAAGCTTGCTGGGTATGTTCAGCAACGGACAGTATGAGTATAAGGAGATGAAAGATGCTGCAGCAGAGCTTCACCTGAAAGTAACGCAGGTAGGAGAAACGCTTAATAACCTCCTGCGCTGGACAGCCAGCCAGATGAAAGGTATACATACAGAACCGGTAAATGTGCCACTGGTACAGCTTATACGGGGAACCCTGCTCACCTTTGAACCTAATATCCGCCATAAAGCCCTGCAGATGGAGATAAAAGTATGCGGCAACCTTCAGGTATATGCAGACAGCAATCAACTGGTGATCATCTTACGTAACCTGATCAGCAATGCCATCAAATTCAGCCATCGGGAAGGATTGATCACCATCAGAGCCGGCTGGAAAAACAAGCAGGTACACCTCAGCGTTGCCGACAACGGTATCGGCATGACAAAGGAAAGACTGGAAACACTGTTCTCTTTTACCGGTCAGCCGGCCTATGGTACTGACGGAGAAAGAGGGTCCGGCATAGGGCTGATGCTGTGCTCCGAATTCGCAAAGCAGAACGATGGTGAAATATCCGTGGAAAGCATGCCAGGCAAAGGTACTACCTTCCGGCTGCTGCTGCCGGGAAGGCAGGAGAAATCAGTAGAAGAGGAAATACCCGCATAA
- a CDS encoding arylsulfatase, producing the protein MMKKIVLPVLSALLLTAVSLRAQQRPNIVFILADDLGYGDLGVYGQQKIKTPNIDRIARQGMLFTRFYAGTSVCAPSRSSLLTGQHTGHTYVRGNKEIKPEGQEPLADTVQSYAKMLQQAGYVTGAFGKWGLGMVGTSGAPDKKGFDVFYGYNCQRQSHRYYPTHLWSNNTKIDLEGNDLTQKKVYAPELIQQQTLAFIENNKNKPFFLFVPSILPHAELQGPDDQYYKQYENAFEEKPYQGNDYGPGALVPGYASVAKPHATYAAMVSRLDAYVGQILDKLDQLGLTQNTIIIFSSDNGAHREGGADPIFFNSSAGLRGFKRDLYEGGIKTPFIVKWPGKVKAGSRSNFIGAFWDLMPTFTEIAKAPKPPYTDGVSIVPSLTGKGKQTQHPYLYWEFHEDNGTQAVRMGKWKGIRKEVTKDPHAPIELYDLDKDPAEQHNIAAVHPDIVKKINGYMSEAHVESPAFPWER; encoded by the coding sequence ATGATGAAAAAAATTGTCTTACCGGTCTTGTCGGCTTTATTGCTGACGGCTGTGTCTCTACGGGCACAGCAACGGCCCAACATCGTATTCATCCTGGCAGATGACCTGGGATATGGTGATCTGGGTGTCTATGGCCAGCAAAAAATCAAGACGCCTAACATCGACCGTATTGCCCGGCAGGGGATGCTGTTCACCCGTTTTTATGCAGGCACCTCTGTTTGTGCACCTTCCCGTTCTTCCCTGCTCACCGGCCAGCATACAGGGCATACCTATGTGCGTGGCAATAAGGAAATAAAACCCGAAGGACAGGAACCGCTGGCAGATACGGTACAGAGTTATGCTAAAATGTTGCAGCAGGCAGGTTATGTTACCGGCGCCTTCGGTAAATGGGGACTGGGCATGGTAGGCACCAGCGGCGCTCCTGATAAAAAAGGATTCGATGTTTTTTATGGTTATAACTGTCAGCGCCAGTCGCATCGTTATTACCCCACTCACCTGTGGAGCAATAATACAAAAATCGATCTCGAAGGCAATGATCTCACACAAAAGAAAGTCTATGCTCCTGAGTTGATACAGCAACAAACGCTGGCCTTCATAGAAAACAACAAAAACAAACCCTTTTTCCTGTTTGTGCCGTCTATCCTGCCACATGCTGAGCTGCAAGGCCCCGACGATCAGTATTACAAACAATATGAAAATGCTTTTGAAGAAAAGCCCTATCAAGGCAATGATTACGGTCCTGGTGCCCTGGTACCCGGTTATGCTTCCGTAGCCAAACCGCATGCTACCTATGCCGCCATGGTGAGCCGTCTGGATGCCTATGTAGGCCAGATACTCGACAAACTAGACCAGCTGGGACTCACACAGAACACCATCATTATCTTCAGTAGCGACAACGGTGCCCATCGTGAAGGTGGCGCCGATCCGATATTCTTCAATAGCTCCGCCGGTTTACGCGGTTTTAAACGGGACCTTTATGAAGGAGGTATCAAAACCCCCTTCATCGTAAAATGGCCCGGTAAAGTGAAAGCAGGCAGCCGCAGTAACTTCATCGGTGCTTTCTGGGACCTCATGCCCACCTTCACAGAAATAGCGAAAGCTCCCAAACCTCCCTACACCGATGGGGTGTCTATCGTTCCTTCCCTTACCGGAAAAGGCAAACAGACACAACATCCTTATCTGTACTGGGAATTTCACGAGGATAACGGTACACAGGCCGTGCGTATGGGTAAGTGGAAAGGCATCCGCAAGGAGGTGACGAAAGATCCGCATGCACCCATAGAGCTGTACGACCTGGATAAAGATCCGGCGGAACAGCATAATATCGCTGCTGTACATCCCGATATCGTGAAGAAAATAAATGGTTATATGTCGGAAGCCCATGTGGAGAGCCCGGCTTTCCCCTGGGAACGTTGA
- a CDS encoding helix-turn-helix domain-containing protein, translating into MDITSLEAFYKETASLIPEGIHKEIGHFNIFKTDELKADQSKMPYNRRAYYKISIITGKNRAEYADKVIDIEKNALLFATPRIPYNWVPLEDQQGGYFCIFTDEFLTKNKSGVILEELPIFRPGGYPVFQVSDEEAEEITSIFKKMYKELSADYVYKYDLLRNYVLELIHYGQKLQPATALYPTHTASARISSLFIELLERQFPIESSQQTIALRTAKDFAGRLAVHVNHLNKVLKEHTGKTTTELISNRILQEAKILLKQTDWSISEIAYSLGFEELAHFSNFFRKQTTVAPNSFRDR; encoded by the coding sequence ATGGACATTACTTCTCTGGAAGCGTTTTATAAAGAAACCGCTTCCCTGATACCAGAAGGTATCCATAAGGAGATCGGCCATTTTAATATTTTTAAGACCGATGAGCTCAAAGCGGATCAAAGCAAAATGCCCTACAACAGGCGTGCTTACTATAAGATCAGCATTATCACGGGCAAAAACCGGGCAGAATATGCTGACAAGGTCATTGATATCGAAAAAAACGCTTTGTTGTTTGCCACGCCCAGAATACCCTACAACTGGGTACCGCTGGAAGATCAGCAGGGCGGATATTTCTGCATTTTTACCGATGAGTTTCTCACCAAAAATAAAAGCGGGGTAATATTGGAAGAACTTCCCATCTTCCGGCCCGGCGGGTATCCTGTTTTTCAGGTATCGGATGAAGAAGCAGAAGAGATCACCAGCATTTTTAAGAAGATGTACAAAGAGTTATCTGCCGACTATGTATATAAATACGATCTGCTGCGCAACTATGTACTTGAACTGATACATTACGGACAAAAGCTGCAACCGGCTACCGCGTTATATCCCACCCATACAGCCTCCGCAAGGATATCTTCCCTGTTCATCGAATTACTGGAAAGGCAGTTCCCCATAGAATCATCTCAGCAGACAATAGCGCTCCGCACCGCCAAGGATTTCGCCGGCCGCCTGGCAGTACACGTCAATCATCTCAATAAAGTACTAAAGGAACACACCGGCAAAACAACCACTGAATTGATCAGCAACCGGATACTACAAGAAGCCAAAATCCTCCTGAAACAAACAGATTGGAGCATTTCTGAAATAGCCTACAGCCTTGGCTTTGAAGAGCTGGCCCATTTCTCCAACTTCTTCCGGAAACAGACCACGGTAGCTCCTAACTCCTTCCGGGACCGCTGA
- a CDS encoding SDR family oxidoreductase: protein MTANKKIALVTGGSRGLGKNMAINIARKGIDVVITYHSRKEEAQHVVAEIEKEGAKAVALQLNTGDVKSFPAFFKHLKTALKNTFHAEHFDFLINNAGIGIHKPFTEITEEDFDELMNIHFKGVYFLTQQALPLLNDGGRIINLSSGLARFTTPGYSAYAAMKGGVETLTRYMAKELGTRGIAVNIVAPGAIETDFGGAIVRDNPAVNKMVADATALGRAGLPDDIGGVVAFLCTEEARWINGQRIEVSGGANL from the coding sequence ATGACAGCAAATAAAAAAATAGCACTGGTAACCGGCGGCAGCCGCGGCCTGGGGAAAAATATGGCCATCAATATTGCCAGAAAAGGCATCGATGTGGTGATCACTTACCACAGCAGAAAAGAAGAAGCACAGCATGTGGTGGCTGAAATAGAAAAGGAAGGCGCCAAAGCAGTCGCGCTGCAGTTAAATACAGGGGACGTGAAAAGTTTTCCGGCTTTTTTTAAACACCTGAAAACCGCACTGAAGAATACTTTTCACGCAGAGCACTTCGACTTTCTGATCAACAACGCCGGGATTGGTATTCATAAACCATTTACAGAAATTACGGAAGAAGATTTCGATGAGTTGATGAACATACACTTTAAAGGTGTGTATTTCCTGACACAACAGGCCTTACCGCTGCTCAATGATGGTGGTCGTATCATCAACCTCTCTTCGGGGCTGGCACGTTTTACCACGCCTGGCTACTCCGCTTATGCTGCCATGAAAGGCGGGGTGGAAACGCTCACCCGTTATATGGCCAAAGAGCTGGGTACCAGAGGTATTGCCGTCAATATTGTAGCTCCCGGCGCCATAGAAACAGACTTCGGCGGCGCTATTGTCCGCGATAACCCTGCTGTGAATAAAATGGTGGCAGACGCTACTGCATTGGGCCGTGCCGGCCTGCCGGATGATATCGGCGGTGTAGTGGCTTTCCTGTGTACAGAAGAGGCCCGGTGGATTAATGGACAGCGGATAGAGGTATCGGGTGGTGCCAACCTATAA
- the bglX gene encoding beta-glucosidase BglX has protein sequence MKKLLFGLLLVVATETHAQQNAKMNAYVNNLMGKMTLEEKIGQLNLVVPGGGTVTGSVMSQGVDDNIRKGNVGGLFGITGPDRIRKIQDIAVKNSRLHIPLIFGLDIIHGHKTIFPIPLGLSASWDMDLIERSARIAAAEGTADGLSWAYSPMVDICRDPRWGRIAEGSGEDPYLGSRIAEAMVKGYQGKDYSKGNTLMACVKHFALYGGAEGGRDYNSVDMSRIKMFQYYLPPYKAAIDAGVGSIMTSFNDVDAVPATGNKWLLTDLLRKQWGFKGLVVSDYTAVNEMIAHGMGDLQTVSALALKAGLDMDMVGEGFLTTLKKSLQEGKVTLQDINNACRRVLETKYKMGLFEDPYRYIKEERAANEILTPANRAAAREIAARSFVLLKNDRQTLPLAKKGTIALVGPLADSKNNMLGTWAVSGDLQQAITVREGIKNVAGNNVQVIYAKGANLTNDTTLAKNVNVFGPRAEIDSRTPEAMLQEALDAAGKADVVVAVLGEASEMSGESASRSDLNIPESQQLLLKALVKTGKPVVLVLMNGRPLTLTWEDAHVTSILDTWFAGTEAGNAIADALFGHYNPAGKITASFPRNVGQIPVFYNHKNTGRPLEGSSFQKFKSDYLDVPNTPLYPFGYGLSYTTFSYSDVTVSKQNPAGNETITASVTVTNTGKYAGEEVVQLYLTDPVASVTRSVQDLIGFRKISLQPGESKTVSFNISPENLKFYNSNLQYVWEPGEFIIRIGTSSADTKSAKISWKL, from the coding sequence ATGAAGAAGCTACTATTTGGACTACTATTGGTAGTCGCCACGGAAACGCACGCACAGCAAAATGCCAAAATGAATGCCTATGTCAACAATCTGATGGGCAAAATGACACTGGAAGAAAAAATCGGTCAGCTTAACCTGGTAGTACCCGGCGGAGGTACCGTCACCGGCTCGGTAATGAGCCAGGGCGTAGATGACAATATCCGCAAAGGCAATGTAGGCGGCCTTTTCGGCATCACCGGCCCCGACAGGATCCGCAAAATACAGGACATCGCCGTTAAAAACTCCCGGTTGCATATCCCCCTCATCTTCGGGCTGGATATCATTCACGGCCACAAAACCATCTTCCCTATTCCACTGGGCCTCTCCGCCTCCTGGGATATGGACCTCATAGAACGCAGTGCCCGCATCGCCGCCGCTGAAGGTACCGCCGACGGCTTATCCTGGGCCTATTCCCCTATGGTAGACATCTGCCGTGACCCCAGATGGGGCCGCATCGCAGAAGGCTCCGGTGAAGATCCCTACCTCGGCTCCCGCATCGCAGAAGCCATGGTAAAAGGTTATCAGGGTAAAGACTACAGCAAGGGCAATACCCTCATGGCCTGCGTAAAACACTTCGCCCTCTATGGCGGCGCTGAAGGTGGCCGCGACTACAACTCCGTAGACATGAGCCGCATTAAAATGTTCCAATACTACCTGCCTCCATATAAAGCCGCCATCGACGCCGGCGTGGGCAGCATCATGACATCCTTCAACGATGTTGATGCCGTTCCTGCCACTGGCAACAAATGGCTGCTCACCGACCTGCTACGCAAACAATGGGGCTTTAAAGGACTCGTTGTAAGTGACTACACCGCCGTCAATGAAATGATCGCTCACGGTATGGGTGATCTGCAGACCGTATCTGCTCTCGCCCTCAAAGCCGGTCTGGATATGGATATGGTAGGCGAAGGTTTTCTCACTACCCTGAAAAAATCATTACAGGAAGGTAAAGTAACACTTCAGGATATCAACAATGCCTGCCGCCGCGTACTGGAAACAAAATACAAAATGGGCCTCTTCGAGGATCCTTACCGTTATATCAAGGAAGAACGTGCTGCCAACGAAATCCTGACACCAGCCAACAGGGCTGCTGCCCGCGAAATAGCGGCCCGCTCCTTCGTGCTGCTGAAAAATGACCGCCAGACACTGCCGCTGGCTAAAAAAGGAACCATCGCACTCGTAGGCCCCCTTGCCGACAGCAAAAACAATATGCTGGGTACCTGGGCTGTATCAGGTGATCTGCAACAGGCCATTACTGTCAGAGAAGGTATTAAAAACGTAGCCGGCAACAACGTTCAGGTGATCTACGCCAAAGGCGCCAACCTCACCAACGACACTACCCTCGCTAAAAATGTGAATGTATTTGGTCCGCGTGCTGAAATAGACAGCCGCACGCCGGAAGCCATGCTGCAGGAAGCACTCGACGCTGCCGGCAAAGCCGATGTAGTGGTAGCCGTTCTCGGCGAAGCCTCCGAAATGAGTGGTGAGAGCGCCAGCCGTAGTGATCTTAACATCCCTGAAAGTCAGCAGCTGCTGCTGAAAGCACTGGTAAAAACAGGTAAACCGGTAGTGCTGGTACTGATGAATGGTCGTCCGCTCACCCTTACCTGGGAAGATGCCCACGTCACTTCCATTCTCGACACCTGGTTTGCAGGCACAGAAGCCGGTAACGCCATCGCTGATGCGCTCTTCGGACATTACAACCCTGCCGGTAAAATCACCGCCAGCTTCCCCCGTAATGTAGGACAGATACCGGTTTTCTATAACCATAAAAATACCGGCCGTCCGCTGGAAGGCTCCTCCTTCCAGAAATTCAAATCCGACTACCTCGATGTTCCCAATACACCACTGTATCCTTTCGGCTATGGCCTCAGCTATACTACTTTCTCTTACAGTGATGTAACAGTAAGCAAACAAAACCCTGCCGGCAATGAAACCATCACCGCCAGTGTAACTGTTACCAATACAGGCAAATACGCCGGCGAGGAAGTAGTACAGCTCTACCTCACCGACCCGGTAGCCTCCGTAACACGCTCTGTACAGGACCTGATCGGCTTCCGCAAAATATCTCTGCAGCCTGGCGAAAGCAAAACAGTATCCTTCAACATCTCCCCGGAAAACCTGAAGTTCTATAACAGCAATCTGCAGTATGTATGGGAACCCGGTGAATTTATCATCCGCATCGGTACCAGCTCCGCAGATACAAAGTCTGCAAAGATCTCCTGGAAACTGTAA
- a CDS encoding DUF3175 domain-containing protein, which translates to MKTKKKDAQPGKWSAAVTSHSNALDLEERIFTSENPAAIAASLKRSALRSKRRKGTPFQSAMSMLNFYINRAGKNLPEKQRQVLEAAKDELREAFGKV; encoded by the coding sequence ATGAAAACAAAGAAAAAGGATGCGCAGCCTGGGAAATGGTCTGCCGCGGTGACAAGCCACAGTAATGCCCTTGACCTGGAAGAAAGGATATTTACTTCCGAAAATCCTGCGGCGATCGCAGCCTCCCTAAAACGTTCTGCCTTGCGCAGCAAGCGGCGCAAAGGCACCCCTTTCCAATCTGCTATGTCTATGTTAAATTTTTATATCAACAGGGCGGGAAAAAATCTTCCTGAAAAACAGCGACAGGTGCTGGAAGCAGCGAAGGATGAGCTAAGGGAAGCTTTTGGTAAAGTCTGA
- a CDS encoding TolB family protein, whose translation MTIRILLWACLCGLYASNCPAQTTVHSFLETIDVKTGKRTVVYSEPTLFEAPNWSKDGRYLLFNKKGRLYRYWLNDGIVDELPLDSSLSANNDHGFSPDGQLVVISGYRQTTGGGSFLYTTPAEGGPLKPLIRQSPAFWHGWSPDGKTLAFVGLRNGDFDIYTVPADGGTEKRLTHEKGLDDGPDFSPDGKYIYFNSFRSGRMQIWRMDADGQDPQQLTDDHYANWFPHPSPNGKLVVFLSFMEDQQQEHPFGKNVQLRLLDMVTQTVRDLTPVFFGGQGTINVPSWSPDGRHLAFVSYRVQ comes from the coding sequence ATGACTATACGCATTTTATTATGGGCATGCCTCTGCGGACTGTATGCCAGCAACTGCCCCGCACAGACAACCGTACATAGTTTTCTGGAAACAATCGATGTGAAGACCGGAAAGAGAACGGTCGTGTATTCCGAGCCCACGCTCTTTGAAGCCCCCAACTGGTCGAAAGATGGCCGGTATCTTCTCTTCAACAAAAAAGGCCGGTTGTACCGTTACTGGCTAAACGATGGTATCGTAGACGAGCTGCCGCTGGACAGCAGCCTGTCGGCCAACAATGACCATGGTTTTTCACCGGATGGGCAGCTGGTGGTCATCAGCGGTTACCGTCAAACCACAGGCGGCGGCTCTTTCCTCTACACCACCCCTGCCGAAGGCGGGCCTTTAAAACCGCTGATCCGGCAGTCGCCTGCCTTCTGGCACGGCTGGAGCCCCGACGGTAAAACACTCGCCTTTGTAGGCCTGCGCAACGGCGATTTTGATATCTATACCGTGCCAGCCGATGGCGGCACTGAAAAAAGACTCACCCACGAAAAAGGTCTCGACGACGGTCCCGATTTCTCACCCGATGGCAAATACATCTACTTCAACTCCTTCCGTTCAGGCCGCATGCAAATCTGGCGTATGGATGCCGACGGCCAGGACCCACAGCAGCTTACCGACGACCATTATGCCAACTGGTTCCCGCATCCCTCCCCCAACGGGAAACTTGTGGTCTTCCTCAGTTTTATGGAAGATCAGCAACAGGAACATCCCTTCGGAAAAAACGTACAACTTCGTTTACTCGACATGGTTACACAGACCGTTCGTGATTTAACACCTGTTTTCTTTGGCGGACAAGGCACAATCAATGTACCTTCGTGGTCACCCGATGGCCGGCACCTCGCTTTTGTGTCCTACCGGGTACAGTAA
- a CDS encoding NAD(P)-dependent oxidoreductase, translating to MVAFLGMGLLGSNFVRAMINKGMQVQVWNRTHSRAAAMEAYGAKAFENVADAVKGADRVHITLKDDASVDEVLAAASAGLKPGAIIIDHTTTSTEGAIQRTQAWKERGFIYQHAPVFMGPQNALESTGTMLVSGDQAVTAQLEPELSKLTGKVMNFGPEPGKAAGIKLIGNLFLVTFTAGLSDTLSLAKGLNIQLSEVTTLFDSWNPGAMLPARLKRMTSGNYSEPSWELNMARKDTQLFLNAAEQNGAHLAIIPAIAKEMDRWIAKGQGSQDWNIIAKDNIPA from the coding sequence ATGGTAGCATTTTTAGGTATGGGCCTGCTTGGATCAAACTTTGTAAGGGCAATGATCAACAAAGGAATGCAGGTACAGGTATGGAACCGCACCCACTCCAGGGCAGCAGCAATGGAAGCCTACGGTGCAAAAGCATTTGAAAATGTGGCTGACGCCGTAAAAGGAGCCGACAGGGTACATATCACCCTGAAAGATGACGCCTCCGTAGACGAGGTGCTGGCAGCCGCCAGTGCTGGTCTGAAGCCGGGAGCTATCATCATAGATCATACTACCACTTCCACCGAAGGCGCCATTCAAAGAACGCAGGCATGGAAAGAACGTGGGTTCATCTATCAACACGCACCGGTGTTCATGGGACCGCAAAATGCGCTGGAAAGCACCGGCACCATGCTGGTATCCGGTGATCAGGCTGTGACTGCACAACTGGAACCAGAGCTGTCTAAGTTAACCGGCAAGGTGATGAACTTCGGACCAGAGCCTGGCAAAGCTGCCGGCATCAAACTGATCGGCAACCTCTTTCTGGTGACATTCACTGCAGGGCTCTCTGATACCCTCTCCCTCGCCAAAGGATTAAACATCCAGCTGAGTGAGGTCACTACGCTGTTTGACTCCTGGAATCCGGGCGCTATGCTGCCGGCAAGGCTCAAACGCATGACCAGCGGCAACTACAGCGAACCCTCCTGGGAACTGAACATGGCCCGCAAAGATACCCAGCTGTTTCTTAACGCAGCCGAACAAAACGGCGCGCACCTGGCCATTATCCCGGCCATCGCAAAAGAAATGGACCGCTGGATCGCAAAAGGCCAGGGCAGCCAGGACTGGAACATCATAGCAAAAGATAATATACCCGCTTAA
- a CDS encoding M12 family metallo-peptidase, whose protein sequence is MKQKIIFSILLLWLGKSHAQQPCDTSYTTDTRILVAYTDKVTDPNPLKSMIQPSIDNMNLAYKNSGINHNARLVRAVRINYTETNDLMKSLYDFREGVVHGTGPFGQLKDLRRCYHADVCVLITKDGKPTGIGWEIGVNRDNAVCAMTSFLLVPRFTMAHEIGHLYGCRHEVALDPNNYPFPYGHGYVFTKLKDKQGHYLHTVMAYGSVANNGVTTYPIPYFSTPNLTYMGLPLGTASKEDNARVINERYSTLKGPVLREAITIDKPDLIKRNQTAEIIAIKQLNHIAGVSYTMEANSTTVFNLQVTSDTDRIILRPGFHAKAGSYFKAQICK, encoded by the coding sequence ATGAAGCAGAAAATCATATTCTCTATTCTTTTATTATGGTTGGGAAAGAGTCATGCACAACAGCCCTGTGATACCAGCTATACGACTGACACCAGAATATTGGTAGCTTATACGGATAAAGTGACAGACCCCAATCCGCTTAAATCAATGATACAGCCCAGCATAGATAACATGAACCTCGCTTATAAAAACAGTGGTATAAATCACAACGCACGACTGGTAAGGGCAGTACGGATTAATTACACTGAAACAAATGATCTGATGAAAAGTCTGTATGATTTCCGGGAAGGCGTAGTACACGGCACGGGGCCTTTCGGTCAGCTTAAAGATCTCCGCAGATGCTATCATGCCGATGTTTGTGTATTAATTACGAAGGATGGGAAACCTACAGGTATAGGATGGGAAATAGGTGTGAACAGGGATAATGCTGTTTGCGCAATGACATCGTTTTTACTTGTTCCAAGATTCACCATGGCCCATGAAATCGGGCATTTGTATGGCTGCCGGCATGAAGTGGCATTGGATCCCAATAACTATCCTTTTCCCTATGGGCACGGTTATGTATTCACAAAATTGAAGGATAAGCAAGGTCATTACCTACATACTGTTATGGCTTATGGCTCCGTCGCAAACAATGGTGTTACGACCTATCCGATCCCATATTTTTCTACGCCTAACCTAACCTATATGGGGCTGCCTTTAGGGACTGCAAGCAAAGAAGATAATGCCAGGGTGATAAATGAAAGATACAGTACACTAAAAGGACCCGTTCTCCGGGAGGCGATTACTATTGATAAACCAGATCTCATCAAGAGGAACCAAACTGCAGAGATAATTGCCATTAAACAACTTAACCATATTGCTGGTGTGAGTTACACGATGGAAGCAAATTCCACCACGGTCTTTAACCTTCAGGTGACGTCAGATACTGACAGAATCATTCTTCGACCAGGTTTCCATGCGAAGGCTGGAAGTTATTTTAAGGCGCAGATTTGTAAATAA